The following DNA comes from Lentibacillus sp. Marseille-P4043.
TTATGATGCCTAAAATAAATGGTATTGAGATGTGTATAAAAGTAAGAGAAATAGCTGAAATGCCGATAATTATGTTATCCGCGAAGACACAAGATATGGATAAAATACTGGGATTAACAACAGGGGCAGATGATTATATGACGAAACCTTTTAATCCATTAGAACTCGTAGCCAGAATTAAATCACAGCTTCGCAGGTACATAAGAATGAGCGGCGGCATGGTTCAAAATGAAAATGAAATTGAAATTGGTGAAATGCTAATAAATGTATCGACACATGAAGTGACCGTAGGAGGTCGGGAAATAAAGTTAACACCACGAGAGTTTTCTATTCTGGAACTTCTTTCCCGGAATCGTGGTATTGTATTTAGTGCGGAAAAAATTTATGAAAAAGTTTGGAAGGAACAGTCTTTTCAATCGGATAATACAGTAATGGTGCATATTCGGAAAATCCGTGAAAAAATAGAAGACAACCCAAGAAAACCTGTGTTTATTAAAACGGTTTGGGGAGTGGGATATAAAATTGAAAAGGAAAATTAATCCCATGAATTTTATAAAATGGCTTACTGAAAAAATAGTAACAAGTATAAGGCGAAGTATTCGTATTCAGTTAATTACAACGTTTATTGTATGCGCGTTATTAGGATTTTCAGTATCGAGAATGGTAGCACCAATTTTTGAGAATATAAATAAGGTGGCTACCATTGATTATAGCTGGGGTATGGAAAGCATTAATTGGCAGGCACAGTTGGCAGCAGAAACAATAGAAAAAGAAAATACAATAGAAGCCATTAAGAAATTTATAAATGAACAAAATGAAGTTTCCGGGCGAGGCCTCGATGCTTTAAAAGTGCTGGTTACGGATGAGACTGGAAAAGTTCTGTACAAAACAGACCAAGCACAGGAAGTTCAAATAAATCTGCATGATACCATTGGTAATGTGATGTCTTTTGCTATAAATCATCCATCCTATACAAGTGGGGAAGAACAATTAATTGGTACTCGTAAGGAATTTATTACGTTTTATCCACTCAAGATTGAAGACAAGAATTTATATATGTTTGTAAGCGGAATTCCAGAGGGCGATGTAACTTATCAAACGAGAGAAGGTCTGTTTCCATTTTTTATTGGGATTTTTGTTTTTATTTTTTCTTTCTTTTATATAACGAAGCGAAAGATGAAACAGATTGAAGCGATGGCACAAGGTGTAAAAGAGATTGCAAAAGGTAATTTAGCCTATCGTATTGAGCAACAAGGGCGAGATGAAATTGCCCTATTAACGGAAAATATCAATCGTATGGCAGAAGACCTTATGATTCAAATGGAAAAGGAACGGCAAGTGGAGAAGCAAAAAAGTGAATTGATCACAAATGTATCACATGATTTAAGAACGCCGTTGACATCCATTATGGGTTACTTGCGCTTGTTACTCGATGGGAGATTTGAAAATAAAGAACAACGTAATGAATATGTTAAGATTGTTTTTTCAAAATCAGAGCAATTGGAAAACTTAATTGAAGATTTGTTTGCATACACAAAGCTTACAG
Coding sequences within:
- a CDS encoding response regulator transcription factor; protein product: MGKETILIIDDEKEIRDLITIYLENEGYNVIQASNGEEGLDILRVNQVHLIVLDIMMPKINGIEMCIKVREIAEMPIIMLSAKTQDMDKILGLTTGADDYMTKPFNPLELVARIKSQLRRYIRMSGGMVQNENEIEIGEMLINVSTHEVTVGGREIKLTPREFSILELLSRNRGIVFSAEKIYEKVWKEQSFQSDNTVMVHIRKIREKIEDNPRKPVFIKTVWGVGYKIEKEN
- a CDS encoding sensor histidine kinase; this translates as MKRKINPMNFIKWLTEKIVTSIRRSIRIQLITTFIVCALLGFSVSRMVAPIFENINKVATIDYSWGMESINWQAQLAAETIEKENTIEAIKKFINEQNEVSGRGLDALKVLVTDETGKVLYKTDQAQEVQINLHDTIGNVMSFAINHPSYTSGEEQLIGTRKEFITFYPLKIEDKNLYMFVSGIPEGDVTYQTREGLFPFFIGIFVFIFSFFYITKRKMKQIEAMAQGVKEIAKGNLAYRIEQQGRDEIALLTENINRMAEDLMIQMEKERQVEKQKSELITNVSHDLRTPLTSIMGYLRLLLDGRFENKEQRNEYVKIVFSKSEQLENLIEDLFAYTKLTDGNLILNREYICINKLLDQLIEEITPQAENQSLSIVKNFPDEALYAFVDSEQTVRLFDNLLMNAINYSKDNGDIQVSLSKYQHQLEISIANQSDEFTKEELENLFERFYKKDYSRSKVTEGSGLGLAIAKSIVELQGGAIKAEYDNGVVNFIITLPMSPEE